The Burkholderiales bacterium DNA segment CACATCAGATGGCCCGGAAAACGGCCGCTGACGAATCCGACATGGCCGCCGGTCGGCGGAAATTCACGCGTGACGTACGCCGACACTTCGTTCGCGGCAGGCAAATACGCAGCGGGCAAAAACGGATCGTTTCTCGCGTTGACGAGCAGGGTCGGTACACGAATATCGACGAGGCCGGGCTTGCTGCTGGCGCGCGTCCAGTAATCATCGGCGTCCTTGTAGCCGTGCAGCGGCGCGGTGACGAGATTGTCGAATTCACGCAAGGTGCGCGCGCGCGAAACAGCGCCGGCATCATACAGACCGGGATGGCTCACCAGTTTGAGCAGCGATTTACGGCGCAGCGTTCGCAGGAAATGCCGCGTATAGAATCGGTTGAAGCCGCGCGCGAGCCCATCGCCTGCAGCGCGCAGATCGACCGGCGCCGACACCGCGACGGCGGCATCGACGATAGCCGCGGCCTGTTCGCCCTCTTGCGCCAGCCATTTGAGCAGAGCATTGCCGCCCAGCGAAACGCCGGTGACGAAAAGATGTGCCTGATATTGCTCCGTCCCGCCTTGATTCGCCTTGATCCGGCGCAGTACCCAATCGATTTCGGCCGCATCGCCGGAATGATAAAAGCGCGGCAGCAGATTGGCCTCGCCGCTGCAGCCGCGGAAATGCACGACCACGCCGTGCCAGTTCTGCTGCTGCACGGCCGCCATCATGCTGCGGGCATAGTGGCCGCTCGACCCGCCTTCGAGGCCATGAAAAAGAACGACCAGCGGTTCGCCGACGCCTCCAGCCAGCCAATCGAGGTCGATGAAATCGCCGTCCGGCGTGTTCCAGCGCTCGCGCCGATAGCTGATACGGGGCGCCGGCGCCAGCTTGGCGTAAATGGTCTGCAGATGGCCGCCCGGAAGCCAGAACGGCGCGCGGTAAGCTGGAATCGCGCTCAAGCGGAAAGAGCGCCGGAATGGGAGTATTTCAATGGAAGGTATTTCATGATGGACGCGCATTATAGCGGACGGGGGAATAAGCCCAGCGGCGCCCTGACAAACGGCTGCGAAATCGATTCCCATAAATGCGGCGACGACGCTAGAATCAGTCCAGAATAATCTCCTCCCGACTATTTCAGCATACAGAATAGCTTCCCCGCGATGAGCAGCCACTTTCGCCACCCGCTTTTGATCGCTCATCGCAGCACTCGCAACGACTTTCCTGTTTCAGTCGCCGCGACCAGCCGCGGCGGACGATGCGTCCAAACGCACAATACCCGATTCATCGTCGAAATCGAGCGAGACGACGACCGCGGCGCCTGTAGCCAGGGCGCCATCGACGAAAACTTTCGCCGCGCCGGTGTACGCCGCCGCCTTCAAGGATTTCAATCGCCAGCTGCAGCCTTTGAGCCAGTGGAAAGACGACTTTCTGGTCGTCTATTTCTGGGCGACGTGGTGCAAGTCGTGCCGCGCCGAAGTCCCGGAATTGATCGCGCTGCACAATAAATACAAGGACAAAGGCGTCGCGGTCGTCGGCATTTCGATCGACAACACCGACAAGGTCAAGGCGTTCGCCAAGGAATACCAGATTCCGTATCCGCTTTTGATCGGCAGCCAGGATGCGATGGATCTTTCCAAAAAAATGGGCAACAAGGTCGGTGGATTGCCGTTCACGATCATGGTCAACAGCCGCGGCGAAGTCGTCAAAACAATTTTGGGCGAACTTCCGCACGGGCAGCTTGAAGAAATTCTGGTCGCGCTCAAAGGTTGATTCGGAGAGGAGGACTGGATGAGAGGCCGGAAGGTGTCGCGTTGGTACGAGTCGTTCCGCAGCATTCCAAAGGAGGAATCATGACAAGTTTGAATAATCAATCGAGGTTCAAGCGGCGACACGCGTCACTTGCCGCAGCCTTGGCCTTAAGCTTTGCATTGCCGGCCGGCACGTCGCTGGCTGCGCCGCAAAAAGACGCTGCTGCCGAAGCGCCAATCTGGGTCGTCGATCCATCGCCGGTCAACTGGCTGTGGATTACCTGGAACACCATGGAAGAACTCGTGCGCGTCGATAAGGACGGCAAGCAGGAGATGGGGCTGGCGGAAAGCTACAAATGGATCGATCCGAAAACGGTCGAATTCAAGCTGCGCAAAAACGTCGTGTTCCAGGATGGCGAGAAACTCAACGCGCAGGTATTCCGCAAGAGCTTCGATGAAGTGCAGCGCTGGGACAACCCGCATCCGCCGGGCGCGTTTCTGAATTTCGCCAAAGGCACCAAGCTCGACGTGATCGACGATCACACCGTGCGCTTCACGTTCCCGGAAACCGATTCCGCGGCGATGATGAAATTCCGCGGTATGCACGTCGGCAGTTCCAAGTTCTGGAAAGAGCTCGGCTTCGTCGATAAAAAAACCGGTAAAGCCGAAGGCCATTGGTGAGTGATCGACGCAGCCGGTCCGTGGGGGACTGGCCCGTTTGAAGTAAAAGACGGCACGTCGACGCTCGACAAGCGCGCGCCTGTCGTGACACTCGCGCCGAACAAAAATTACTGGAACAAGGATCGCATGGCGAAAGCCACGTTCAAGTTCGACAACGTGATTTCGAAGCAGGAAGCGATCGAAGAAGTGATGAACGGCGGCAAGATTCACATCGTCACCGAGCTGTTGCCGCAGGAAGCCAAGCAGGTCGAAAAAAGCAAGCATGCGAAGGTCGTCAAGAACGACGCGAAAACCATACTGGTCGGGGTTTTCAACCAGAGTGCGCCGAATTCGAAATGGACCGACGTCAACTTGCGTAAAGCGGCCAATCTGGCAGTGGATCGCAAGGCGGTGTTGAAAGATGGCGGCATGGGTTACGGCACGATCCATCCATCGTTCATCCAGAAAGGGCAGTTCGGTTTCAACAAAAGCCTGAAACCTTACGGCCACAAGCCGGATGAAGCGAAGAAAGCGCTGAATGCCGCGGGCGTCAAGCAGATCACGATCGTTGCCGGCGAAGGCCATAAAGGCGTCGTCGATGCGCTCGCGAAAAACTTCGAAGCGGCCGGCGTCAAAGTCAACAAGGATATGTCGGGCGCTCCGAAAGGCGACAACTGGGACATCTGGCTGGTAGAGCATTTCGACTGGTCGCCCAACTATCCGATGGGCGTCGTGTTCCGTGAATTCTTTGGCGACAGCGGCGGTTTTCGCAAAATGAAAAACGACGCGAAGTTCGAAGGCCTGCAAACCAAGGTTCTTGCGACCACCGGCAACAAGGAGCAGGAAAAGCTGATGCAGGAAATGGACAAATATGTCTATGACAATGCCAATGTCCTGTTTCTCTACTCGCCGGCCAAGCTGTACGCGGTCAGCAACAAGGTCAATTTCGTTCCGTACAAAACGACGGTGCTGGAATTGGTCGAGAGCGGGTGGAAGAAATAAGACGCACGCACAAGACCTAGCTTCAATGCCCGCGTTCAAGCGCGGGCATTTTTTTTTCGGATCGTCAAATTGTCGGTTTTCGTCAAATGGATATTCGGGATCGTCGTTTTTCGCAAGCGGAATTCAGCGGAATCCGTAGCCCGGGTGAAGTAAAACAAAACCCGGGATCAAGCTTCCGATAATGTGAAATGATCATCGGCACCGCAGGCCATATCGATCACGGCAAAACCGCGCTGGTCAAGGCATTGACCGGCATCGACGCCGATCGCCTGCAAGAAGAGAAAGCGCGCGGCATCACCATCGATCTCGGCTTCGCCTACAAGCCGTTGCCGAGCGGCGAGATTCTGGGTTTCGTCGATGTGCCCGGGCACGAAAAATTTATCCACAACATGCTGGCCGGCGCGACCGGCATCGATTACGCGCTTCTGGTGATTGCGGGCGACGATGGCCCGATGCCGCAGACTCTGGAACACCTGGCGATTGTCGACTTGCTGCATCTAACCCGCGGCTCCGTGGCGCTGACGAAAATCGATACGATCACTGATGCCAGGATCGACGAAGTCAGTGCGCAAATTCGCGCGCAGCTCGCCGGAACCACGCTCGCCGCCGCGCCGCTTTTTCCGGTTTCAGCGATCACCGGCGCGGGAATCGAGGCGCTGGACCGGCATCTGCGCCAAGCCGCCGCCGAGCTGGCGAATACGCACACGACCAGCGGAAAATTTCGCCTCGCGGTCGATCGTTGCTTCAC contains these protein-coding regions:
- a CDS encoding alpha/beta fold hydrolase translates to MRVHHEIPSIEILPFRRSFRLSAIPAYRAPFWLPGGHLQTIYAKLAPAPRISYRRERWNTPDGDFIDLDWLAGGVGEPLVVLFHGLEGGSSGHYARSMMAAVQQQNWHGVVVHFRGCSGEANLLPRFYHSGDAAEIDWVLRRIKANQGGTEQYQAHLFVTGVSLGGNALLKWLAQEGEQAAAIVDAAVAVSAPVDLRAAGDGLARGFNRFYTRHFLRTLRRKSLLKLVSHPGLYDAGAVSRARTLREFDNLVTAPLHGYKDADDYWTRASSKPGLVDIRVPTLLVNARNDPFLPAAYLPAANEVSAYVTREFPPTGGHVGFVSGRFPGHLMWLPQRLLRFFDTQRR
- a CDS encoding TlpA family protein disulfide reductase; protein product: MSQWKDDFLVVYFWATWCKSCRAEVPELIALHNKYKDKGVAVVGISIDNTDKVKAFAKEYQIPYPLLIGSQDAMDLSKKMGNKVGGLPFTIMVNSRGEVVKTILGELPHGQLEEILVALKG
- a CDS encoding ABC transporter substrate-binding protein, with translation MTSLNNQSRFKRRHASLAAALALSFALPAGTSLAAPQKDAAAEAPIWVVDPSPVNWLWITWNTMEELVRVDKDGKQEMGLAESYKWIDPKTVEFKLRKNVVFQDGEKLNAQVFRKSFDEVQRWDNPHPPGAFLNFAKGTKLDVIDDHTVRFTFPETDSAAMMKFRGMHVGSSKFWKELGFVDKKTGKAEGHW
- a CDS encoding ABC transporter substrate-binding protein, which produces MIDAAGPWGTGPFEVKDGTSTLDKRAPVVTLAPNKNYWNKDRMAKATFKFDNVISKQEAIEEVMNGGKIHIVTELLPQEAKQVEKSKHAKVVKNDAKTILVGVFNQSAPNSKWTDVNLRKAANLAVDRKAVLKDGGMGYGTIHPSFIQKGQFGFNKSLKPYGHKPDEAKKALNAAGVKQITIVAGEGHKGVVDALAKNFEAAGVKVNKDMSGAPKGDNWDIWLVEHFDWSPNYPMGVVFREFFGDSGGFRKMKNDAKFEGLQTKVLATTGNKEQEKLMQEMDKYVYDNANVLFLYSPAKLYAVSNKVNFVPYKTTVLELVESGWKK